caaaatcatCACTTTtcacccttttttccccctaaatcaacatttttttcagcttcattttcccccaaatcatCATTTTTCAGCCCTATTTCCCCCAAATTCAACAttttccccccgttttcccCTACATCTGCAATTTTCAGCTTGGTAACCCAAACCCAGCATTTTCCAGCTTTGTTTTCCCCCAGATCAGCAatttttggctttattttttccccaatttggCATTTTCCAGCTCAGTCTTCCCCAAAATCGCCATTTTCCAAGTTTGCTTTCCccaaaatcagcattttttcaCCTCCGTTTTCCACAAAATGAGGTTTTCACCTTCATTTTGCCATAATTGCCATTTTCATTGTTCctaaaatcagcattttcctgCCCATTTGTGCCTGAATTCAAGATTTTTTACGtctattttcccccaaattggCATTTTAAGTTTGTTTTCTTGGCCTTTTCAGCTGTTTTGCCCTAAATCAgcttttcccccaaattcccatttttcagttTCGTTGTCCCCAGACCAGCCATTTTCACCTCCTTTTCCCAAAAGTGGctttttccagctctgttttccccaaaatcagcccctctggtgtcacctgtgccaggtgagcCGGGGGAGGTGGTGCCAGGTGAGATGTTAGATTGGGTTAGaaaagcagggatttgggaacgCTCACCTggccaggggaggggaggggaggtcACCTGGCCCAGGTGAGAGGAGGTGACCTGGCCCAGGTGAGGAGAGATGACCTGGCCCAGGTGAGGGAAGGTGATCCAGCCCAGGTGAGGTGACCTGGCCCAGGTGAGGGAAGGTGATCCAGCCCAGGTGAGGTGACCTGGCCAGGTGAGGGGATGTGACCGAACCCAGGTGAGGAGAGGTGACCCAGCCCAGGTGAGGAAAGGTGACCCAGCCCAGGTGAGGAGAGGTGACCCAGCCCAGGTGAGGAAAGGTGACCCAGCCCAGGTGAGGGAAGGTGATCCAGCCCAGGTGAGGTGACCTGGCCAGGTGAGAGGAGGTGACCTGGCCAGGTGAGGTGACCTGGCCAGGTGAGGAGATGTGACCGAACCCAGGTGAGGGCAGGTgacccagcccaggtgggggAAGGTGACCTGGCCCAGGTGGGGGAAGGTGACCTGGCCCAGGTGAGGAGAGGTGACCTGGCCCAGGTGAGGTGACCTggccaggtgagggcaggtgacccagcccaggtgggggAAGGTGACCTGGCCCAGGTGAGGAAAGGTGACCCAGCCCAGGTGAGGAGAGGTGACCCAGCCCAGGTGAGGGAAGGTGATCCAGCCCAGGTGAGGTGACCTGGCCAGGTGAGAGGAGGTGACCTGGCCAGGTGAGAGGAGGTGACCTGGCCAGGTGAGGGGATGTGACCGAACCCAGGTGAGGAGAGGTGACCCAGCCCAGGTGAGGAAAGGTGCTCTGGCCCAGGTGAGGGCAGGTGACCTGGCCCAGGTGAGGGCAGGTGACCTGGCCCAGGTGAGGGGACGTGACCGAACCCAGGTGAGGTGACCTGACCCAGGTGAGAGGATGTGACCTGGCCCAGGTGAGGTGACGTGACCGAACCCAGGTGAGGGCAGGTgacccagcccaggtgggggAAGGTGACCTGGCCCAGGTGAGGGCAGGTGACCCAGCCCAGGTGAGGTGACCTGGCCCAGGTGAGGAGAGATGATCCAGCCCAGGTGAGGGAAGGTGACCGAATCCAGGTGAGGGGGGACGTGACCGAACCCAGGTGAGGGCAGGTGACCCAGCCAGGGTAAGGGCAGGTGACGTGGCCCAGGTGAGGGCAGGTGACCTGGCCCAGGTGAGGGGAGGTGACCCAGCCCAGGTGAGGTGACCTGGCCCAGGTGAGGTGACCTGGCTCAGGTGAGAGGAGGTGACCTGGCCCAGGTGAGGGCAGAACTCACCTGAGAAGTTCCTGAAGAGCCGTGAGAAGGTGGAGAAGCGGTTGCGGTGCAGCCACTGCTGCGCCTCCTGTGGGGTCCAGGTGGGCAGCAGCGtctggggggacatggggggacacgggtGCCGCCAGGTGACCTGGCTGACCAGGTCAGGTGTTTGCAGTcaggcaggggggcacaggtgagctcaggtgagctCAGGGTGGGTCAGCACAGGTGGGAATTGAAGTCCTGAGCAGGTGGGATGAGGTGACGACCTCAGAGGTGACCTGGAAGTGTTTCCAGGTGATGTGGAAGTGTTTCTGCTGAggcacaggtgagctcagggTGGGTCAGCAAGGTGGGAATTCCCCCCCAGGTGGGCACAGCGGGGCGTGGCCTCCAGGTGTTTGCAGACGACCCAAAGGGTTTGTGGAACCCCCCCAGGTGTTACCTGGGCAGGTACTTACGTCAGCCAGGGGCgcgggggggtcgggctggtGGCTCGGGGAcccactgctggggacagagggacacgggtcactgggatactggggacactgtgatactgggatactggggacactgggacacggATCACTAGGATACTGGGACATGGGTCactgggatactggggacagagggacacgggtcactgggatactggggacactgggacacggGTCactgggatactggggacactgtgatactgggatactggggacactgggacacggATCactgggatactggggacactgggacacggGTCactgggatactggggacactgggacactgggatactggggacactgggatactgggatactggggacactgggacacaggtcactgggatactggggacacgGGTCACTGGGATACTGGGATACTGGGTCATGGGTCactgggatactggggacactgggacacggGTCactgggatactggggacactgggacactgggatactggggacactgtgatactgggatactgggatactggggacactgggacacaggTCAGtgggatactggggatactgggacaTGGGTCactgggatactggggacactgtgacactgggatactggggacactgggatactgggatactggggacactgggacatggGTCactgggatactggggacactgggacatggGTCACTGGGAtagtggggacactggggacactgggacactgggatactggggacactgggacacggGTCactgggatactggggacactgggacactgggatactgggatactggggacactgggacatggGTCactgggatactggggacactgggacatggGTCactgggatactggggacactgtgacactgggATACTGGGATACTGGGACATGGGTCactgggatactggggacactgggacatggGTCACTGGGAtagtggggacactggggacactgggacactgggatactggggacactgggacacggGTCactgggatactggggacactgggacatggGTCactgggatactggggacactgggatactggggacactgggacacggGTCactgggatactggggacactgggacacggGTCactgggatactggggacactggggacactgggacacggGTCactgggatactggggacactgggacacggGTCactgggatactggggacactgggacatggGTCactgggatactggggacactgggacactgggatactgggatagtggggacactgggacacggGTCactgggatactggggacactgggacacaggTCACTGGGAcatgggatactggggacatgggtcactggggacactgggatacTGGGACATGGGTCCCCgggatactggggacactgggacactgggacacgggacactgggacacgggacactgggacactggggacactgggacactggggacactgggggcactgTAACTGGGCACTGGGATCACTGGACATTGGGATCACTGTCATACTGGGATACCTGTCAGACTGGGACACCTGTCCCAGCAGGtactggggtcactggggtaCTGGGGTCACTGTCCCAGTGGGACACTGGTGCCATTGtcactggatggcactggggtgtcactggggtcactgggatggcactgTGGTTACTGGGATAACAGTGAGATGATACTGGGGTGAtactggggtcactggggtggcactggggtcactgggatgGCATCAGGATGGCACTGGGtcactggggtggcactggtgtcactggggtggcactgggatggcactggggtgtcactggtgtcactggggtggcactggggtgtcACTGGTGGAACTAGGATGGCACTGGGGTgtcactggtggcactgggatggcactgggatgtCACTGGTagcactggggtggcactgggatggcactgggatggcagtggtggcactggggtgtcactggggtggcactgggatggcactggtgtcactgggatggcactggggtgtcactggtgtcactgggatggcactggggtgtcactggtggcactgggatggcactggtgtcactggggtggcactggggtggcactgggatggcactgggatggcactggggtgtcactggtggcactggggtggcactggggtgtcactggtgtcactggggtggcactggggtggcactgggatggcactggtGCCACCACCCCCCAgtcccagtactcccagtttCCCGGCACTCACCCGTCCCCGATGGAGAagctgctgtgggagctgtTGAAGCCGGGGGACGGCGCGTTGGGCACGTAGGTGACCTCGGGCCAGGGCGAGCACTGCGGGCACGCCAGGTGAGCTCAGGGGTGCCTGGGCtgcacctgcacacacctgcacacacctgcacacacctgcacacacctgtacacacctgcacacacctgcacacacctgtacacacctgcacacacctgcacacagctgaacacacctgtacacagctgaacacagctgaacacacctgtacacacctgCACGCAGCTgaacacacctgcacacacctgcacgCAGCTgaacacacctgcacacacctgcacgcagctgcacacacctgtacacacctgcacacagctgaacacagctgtacacacctgtacacacctgcacacacctgtacacagctgtacacacctgcacacagctgaacacacctgcacacacctgtacacagctgaacacagctgaacacagctgcacacacctgcacaaaGCTGAACACAgctgcacacacctgtacacagctgtacacagctgcacacagctgTACACAGCTgaacacacctgcacacacctgtacacagctgaacacacctgtacacacctgtacacagctgaacacagctgaacacagctgaacacacctgcacacacctgcacacagctGTACACACCTGCACATAGCTGAACACAGCTgaacacacctgcacacacctgcacacagctgaacacacctgcacacacctgtacacagcTCCACACAGCTgtacacacctgcacacacctgtacacacctgcacacagctgaacacagctgaacacagctgtacacacctgcacacacctgtacacagctgcacacacctgtacacacctgCACGCAgctgcacacacctgtacacacctgcacacagctgaacacagctgtacacacctgtacacacctgcacacacctgtacacagctgtacacacctgcacacagctgaacacacctgcacacacctgtacacagctgaacacagctgcacacacctgcacaaaGCTGAACACAgctgcacacacctgtacacagctgtacacagctgcacacagctgTACACAGCTGAACACACCTGTACACAgctgcacacacctgtacacagcTGTACACAgctgcacacacctgtacacagctgtacacacctgcacacacctgtacacagcTGTACACACCTGCACGCAgctgcacacacctgtacacagctgaacacagctgaacacacctgcacacacctgaacacagctgcacacacctgtacacacctgcacacacctgtacacagcTGTACACACCTACACACAGCTGAACACAGCTgaacacacctgcacacacctgtacacagctgaacacacctgtacacacctgaacacacctgtacacaccagcacacagctgaacacagctgaacacacctgcacacagctgaacacagctgaacacacctgcacacacctgaacacacctgtacacacctgctcacagctgaacacagctgcacacacctgtacacagctgaacacagctgaacacacctgcacacacctgaacacagctgaacacacctgtacacagctgaacacacctgtacacagctgtacacacctgcacacagctgaacacacctgcacacacctgaacacagctgtacacacctgcacacagctgaacacacctgcacacacctgaacacagctgtacacacctgcacacagctgaacacagctgaacacagctgaacacacctgcacacacctgtacacagctgaacacacctgcacacagctgaacacagctgaacacacctgcacacagctgcacacagctgtacacacctgcacacacctgaacacagctgaacacagctgaccacagctgaacacacctgcacacagctgaacacacctgcacacacctgcacacagctgtacacacctgtacacagctgaacacagctgtacacacctgcacacagctgaacacacctgcacacacctgtacacagctccacacagctgcacacacctgcacacacctgtacacacctgtacacacctgcacacagctgaacacacctgcacacacctgaaCACAGCTGCACTCAgctgcacacacctgtacacacctgcacacacctgtacacacctgcacacacctgtacacagctgcacacacctgcacacagctAGAATCATGCACGCACCTGGGactgtacctgcactgcacataCCTGGaaccacacacacacctgggacTGCATCTGTACACACCTGAACTGCACACACACAACTGGTCTGTACCTGTACACACCTGGGActacacctgcacacacctgcactgcacacacacacctgcacacacctggtCTGTACTTGTACACACCTGTTCTgtacctgcacacacctgcactgcacacacacacctgcacacacctggacccacacacacacctgcactgctcacacacacctgcacacacctgggctgcacctgcacacacctgcactgcacacacacacctgtacacacctgGGACtgcccctgcacacacctgcactgcacacacacacctggtCTGTACCTGTACACACCTGGGACtgcacctgcacacacctgcactgcacacacacacctgcacacacctggtCTGTACTTGTACACACCTGTTCTGTacctgcacacacctgggctgcacacacacacctggtCTGTACCTGTACACACCTGGGACTGCACCTGCACACatctgcactgcacacacacacctggtCTGTACCTGTACACACCTGGGACTACACCTGCACACATCTGCACTGCACACACCTTGGCtgcacctgcacacacctgcactgcacacacacacctgtacacacctgGGACtgcacctgcacacacctgcactgcacacacacacctggtCTGTACCTGTACACACCTGGGACtgcacctgcacacacacacctgcacacacctggtCTGTACTTGTACACACCTGTACCTGTacacacctgcactgcacacatacacacacaccctCACACACCGACCTGGGACTATACCTGTACATACCTGGGACTGTACCTGCACACAgctgcactgcacacacacatcTGGACCCACTCATACCTCCAACCCCACACACCTGGCCCTGCACACACCTGCCCAGCTCAGGTCAATGATGTCCTCAAAGCCCTTTTTCTGGTACAAAAGCACCTTCTCTTTTGCCTGGCAGGTATGAACACCTTGAGCCAAGctctcagagcagcacagccctgctccctggcagccaggtgaggCAGGTGAGCTCACCTCGGTGAGGATGGTGGTCTCGTAGGAGGGCTGGTACTTCTCCTTCTCGTGGGGCGTTCGCTTCTCCATCTTCTCCCGATCCGTCTTCTGCTTCCGGTCGGCTCCTTTGGGCTGGAAAGGGGACAAGCCAGGACAGGTGTGTGGGGActcaggtggcacaggtgactcAGCCCTCTTGGTGCttggcagaaggaaaaagagtctGGGGAGAAGCTTGACCTGAGGGACTCgtctgcagggacaggggtgtGACCACCTGTAACACCTATAACACCTGGACACACTTGTAaccacctggacacacctgtaACACCTGAACACACCTGTAACCCCCTGGAGACACCTGTAACACCTGAACACACCTGTAACCACCTGGAGACACCTGTAACCACCTGGAGACACCTGTAACACCTGAACACACCTGTAACCACCTGAACATAGGTGTAACCCCCTGGAGACACCTGTAGCACCTGAACACACCTGTAACCACCTGGAGACACCTGTAACACCTGAACACACCTGTAACCCCCTGGAGACACCTGTAACACCTGAACACACCTGTAACCACTTGAATACACCTGTATCCACCTGAACATAATTGTAACCATCTGAATACATCTGTAACCCCCTGGAGACACCTGTAACACCTGAACATACCTGTAACCACTTGAACACATCTGTAACACCTGAACATACCTGTAACCACCTGGAGACACCTGTAACACCTGAACACAACTGTAACCACCTGGAGACACCTGTAACCACCTGAACATACCTGTAACCACCTGGAGACACCTGTAACACCTGAACACAACTGTAACCACCTGGAGACACCTGTAACCAACTGGAGACACCTGTAACCTCCTGGAGATACCTGTAACACCTGAACATACCTGTAATCCCCTGGAGACATTTGTAACCACCTGAATACACCTGTAACCACCTGGAGACACCTGTAACCACCTGAATACACGTGTAACCCCCTGAACACACCTGAGTTGTGTCTTCTGCATCACCCACGTAGGAGATGGCATTTTGGGGGACAAACTGCACCTGGACACGAGGTCACAGGGTTGGCCTTGACTTTGCCACACCTTGAACACCTGGGCCCCTTCTCCACCCAAAATGGAGGAGTTTCCACTCAAATCCCATGGGAAGCACAGACGTGGAACCTCCACAGGTATCCAGGTGTTCTCCTTGGCAGATCCCTGAAGAAATTCCCTTAAACTTGGCTGTACCTGCACTCACAGGTGAAGGAATTTGGCCCAGGTAGACCaggggagggcagagcaggtccccaaaccccaccgaCCCCCCTGAGGTGAACAGGTGAGAAAAGAGGAGCCGCGCTGAGGTTCTGGGGGTGTTGCAGGTGGGATGGAGTCACGGGCACCCCGAGGTGTGACCACAGTGGGAACGACCCCTCCCTGCACCTGCACCACCTGCGCCACCAGGCTGGGGCTGTTATTCCTAAAGGTGGGAGGTTTTGgaggcaccagcagcccccagtacaaactgggacagaccctcaggtgagcccaggtgggAGGGGCCAGCAGGTACCTTGAACACCTTGATCTGGCAGCTGGCGGAGTGCAGGTGCTCCGTGTACTCCCCGCTCTCGTTCTCCCTGAAGGTGTCGATCTGCACGCGGAAGGGAACGCCCTTCTCCCCGCCGTGCTTGCGCAGCGTGAACTCCGTGCTGATGCAgtgcacctggggacaggtgagcttcctgtgggacagagcccacctgtccctcacctggatgtgggacagagcccacctgtcctcacctggaTGAAGAACAGAGCCCACCtttccctcacctggctgtgaggcactgcccacctgtccctcacctggctgtgagGCACTGaccacctgtcctcacctggaTGTGAGACAGAGCCCACCTTGTCCTCACCTGGGTGTGGGACAGAGcccacctgtcctcacctggaTGAAGAACAGAGCCCACCTTTCCCCCACCTGGCTGTGAGGCACTgcccacctgtccctcacctggctgtgaggcactgcccacctgtcctcacctggaTGAGGGACAGAACCCACCTTGTCCTCACCTGGATGAGGGACAGAGcccacctgtcctcacctggaTGAAGACTGACGTCCTCTTGGACGGATCCCACAGGAATTCCACGGTGTTCAGCTGCGTCGGGTTCGCGCGGGGGTCGATGATCCCCACGGACATCGGGATATCTGTGGGGGGAACAGGTGAGGCCCACCTGGGacctcccagctgccccagccaggTGCGACTCACCTATGTCCAGGATCCTGTCGCCAGGTCTGTTCCACCTCCAGCCCTCCAGCTGCTGGTGCTCCGTGTACTGCAGCCGCCGGTCATGGAAAACCACCCGGAAGATGCTCTGGGGAAGGGGGAAACatcacctggagctgccctggcacacctggccaGATgtgcagcccttccctgggcCAAAAAGGGGCAAAGGGAACCACCCTCCTCCTCCAAGCAGGTATATCTCCCAGCCCCACCCAGCTGCAGGGCCCCGGAGGGCACCTGGCTGGCATGGGCACACCTGGCCAGGGGCACCTGTGCTCTCTGCTCACCTTGACCAGCTTCCCGTTGATCTCGGGCAGCTCCCCGAGTTTCCTGTTGTCCAACATCCGGATCTCGTAGGACTGAcctgggggcaggagggcacCTGAGGTTTTTCTGTCACCCGTATCTGTCACCTGAGCTCCTTTTCATTTGGGGTCCCACCAACCCAGACCTTCCAGTTGTACCTGAAAGCAGCAGGTATAGCCTGAACCTGTAACTGCCATCCCGCAGTGCTGCCCagcacacacctgtacagataCACCTCACAGCTGTACAGATACACCTTACACATACAGATACACCTTACACACACCTGTAAccaccctgcacacacctgtacagataCACCTTACACACACCGGTACAGATACACCTCACACCTGTACAGACACACCTTACACACACCTGTAACCACCCTccacacacctgtacagataCACCTCACACCTGTACAGATACACCTTACACATACAGATACACCTTACACACACCTGTAACCACCCtacacacacctgtacagataCACCTTACACCTGTACAGACACACCTTACACACACCTGTAAccaccctgcacacacctgtacagataCACCTTACACACACCGGTACAGATACACCTCACACCTGTACAGATACACCTTACACACACCTGTAACCACCCTGCACACACCTTTAGAGACACACCTtacacacacctgtacagataCACCTCACACCTGTACAGATACACCTCACACACACCTGTAATCCTctgcacacacctgtacagataCACCTTACACATACCTGTACAGATACACCTCACACCTGTACAGATACACCTCACACACACCTGTAATCCTctgcacacacctgtacagataCACCTTACACGCACCGGTACAGATACACCTCACACCTGTACAGACACACCTTACACACACCTGTAACCACCCTCCACACATCTATACAGATACATCTTACACATACCTGTACAGATATGCATCACACCTGTACAGATACACCTTACACACACCTGTAATCCTctgcacacacctgtacagataCACCTCACACCTGTACAGATACACCTTACACACACCTGTAAccaccctgcacacacctgtacagacaCACCTGTACAGATATACCTTACACA
This genomic window from Anomalospiza imberbis isolate Cuckoo-Finch-1a 21T00152 chromosome 22, ASM3175350v1, whole genome shotgun sequence contains:
- the LOC137487029 gene encoding LOW QUALITY PROTEIN: transcription factor CP2-like (The sequence of the model RefSeq protein was modified relative to this genomic sequence to represent the inferred CDS: inserted 2 bases in 1 codon): MAWALKLPLADEVIESGLVQDFDASLSGIGQELGAGAYSMSDVLALPIFKQEESSLPPENQDKLLPFQYVLCAATSPAVKLHDETLTYLNQGQSYEIRMLDNRKLGELPEINGKLVKSIFRVVFHDRRLQYTEHQQLEGWRWNRPGDRILDIDIPMSVGIIDPRANPTQLNTVEFLWDPSKRTSVFIQVHCISTEFTLRKHGGEKGVPFRVQIDTFRENESGEYTEHLHSASCQIKVFKPKGADRKQKTDREKMEKRTPHEKEKYQPSYETTILTECSPWPEVTYVPNAPSPGFNSSHSSFSIGDGSGSPSHQPDPPAPLADTLLPTWTPQEAQQWLHRNRFSTFSRLFRNFSGADLLKLTREDVIQICGPADGIRLFNALKGRMVRPRLTIYVCQESQQVRDPQHEXTEDGDGSSGTFFVYHAVYLEELTAAELTEKLAQLFRVPAQQIQQIYKQGPTGIHVLVSDEMIQNFQDESCFVLDTMKAETNDSYHIILK